One genomic region from Glaciimonas sp. PAMC28666 encodes:
- a CDS encoding pilus assembly protein PilM, whose translation MALDLGSLFGKKNPPLVGIDISASGVRLVELSAAGNDQLKLERYASEPLPRGAVVDGNIENIELVAETVRRLWKKSGSNTRSVALGMPSASVITKKIILPGGMSDDELELQVESEASQYIPFALDEVSLDFYVIGPAQQVPEDVEVLLAATRKEKVEDRVAVAESAGLKPVVMDIESYAARGAINRIVSQLPNAGRGQMVGLFQIGGQSTHVSALLDGQLIYEREQPFGGQQLTQDIVRAFGLSYEEAEAKKRTGDLPENYQEEILKPFLESAAIELSRAIQFFYTSTPYTRMDQLYLAGGCASIPGIVEAVAGRVKISTSLVNPFAGMKLASNVREKQMRIEAPSYLIACGLAMRRFG comes from the coding sequence TTGGCATTAGATCTTGGATCATTGTTCGGCAAAAAGAACCCACCGTTAGTGGGGATCGATATCAGCGCCTCTGGCGTGCGTTTGGTGGAATTGTCGGCGGCGGGAAACGACCAGCTAAAGTTGGAGCGTTATGCCTCGGAACCGTTGCCGCGTGGCGCAGTGGTGGATGGCAATATCGAGAATATTGAACTCGTCGCAGAAACAGTGCGACGGCTCTGGAAAAAAAGTGGTTCAAATACTAGAAGCGTCGCCCTTGGCATGCCGTCAGCATCAGTCATCACCAAAAAAATTATTCTGCCCGGCGGAATGAGTGACGACGAACTCGAACTGCAGGTCGAATCGGAAGCGAGCCAATATATTCCCTTTGCACTGGACGAGGTCAGTCTGGATTTTTACGTGATTGGTCCTGCACAACAGGTCCCTGAAGATGTTGAGGTGTTGCTGGCCGCGACGCGTAAGGAAAAAGTCGAGGATCGCGTAGCCGTAGCGGAGTCGGCCGGGCTTAAGCCAGTCGTCATGGATATTGAGTCTTACGCTGCACGGGGCGCGATCAATCGCATTGTCTCCCAATTGCCGAATGCCGGGCGCGGTCAAATGGTCGGACTTTTTCAGATAGGCGGCCAAAGCACCCACGTTTCAGCTCTGCTGGACGGGCAGCTGATCTATGAGCGCGAGCAACCGTTTGGGGGGCAGCAACTGACGCAGGATATTGTGCGCGCGTTTGGGCTCTCCTACGAAGAGGCAGAAGCCAAAAAGCGAACAGGTGATTTACCTGAAAACTATCAAGAGGAAATCCTGAAGCCATTTTTGGAGAGCGCTGCCATCGAACTCAGCAGAGCGATTCAATTCTTCTACACCTCCACCCCTTACACACGCATGGACCAGCTTTATCTGGCAGGCGGCTGCGCAAGTATTCCCGGCATAGTTGAAGCAGTCGCCGGGCGCGTCAAGATCTCGACCTCTCTGGTTAATCCATTTGCCGGCATGAAATTGGCGTCAAACGTGCGCGAAAAGCAGATGCGAATTGAAGCGCCGTCTTATTTAATCGCTTGCGGCTTAGCAATGCGGAGATTTGGCTGA